The following proteins are encoded in a genomic region of Vicia villosa cultivar HV-30 ecotype Madison, WI unplaced genomic scaffold, Vvil1.0 ctg.000366F_1_1, whole genome shotgun sequence:
- the LOC131627549 gene encoding uncharacterized protein LOC131627549 → MAECVLNTVGSGKDVSFWFGLWTGSNSSLAMLFPDVFAAAVNPLHSVADLVGWEDSNHVWLVDRMVHSDLLTPIAADNSGPVGHWQVFLDFFSSVRLIRDGKDDFSWLPNAADFTVASVAGLIESKKEPAWSAIIRRNLKVIWKECIPRKIHIFMWRVCINRIPTKDALSRRGILDASANLCCEFCKSHLESPSHLFFSCAVSSSIWRRIYLWMGVDIPFSCAEFLDFGGFQEKVKQVNIRKKINLIWIATVWSLWTMRNSMIFDKV, encoded by the coding sequence ATGGCGGAGTGTGTGCTCAATACTGTTGGTTCGGGTAAGGACGTGTCTTTCTGGTTTGGTTTGTGGACTGGATCTAATTCCAGCCTTGCAATGCTGTTCCCAGATGTTTTCGCTGCTGCTGTTAATCCTCTGCATTCGGTGGCTGATCTGGTCGGCTGGGAGGATTCCAATCATGTTTGGCTTGTGGACAGAATGGTTCATTCTGATCTCCTAACCCCTATCGCAGCGGACAACAGCGGACCGGTGGGACACTGGCAGGTTTTTTTGGACTTCTTCAGTTCTGTTAGGTTGATTAGGGACGGGAAAGACGATTTCTCTTGGTTGCCTAATGCTGCAGATTTCACGGTTGCTAGTGTAGCAGGTTTAATAGAGTCTAAAAAGGAGCCAGCCTGGTCTGCTATTATTAGGAGAAATCTGAAGGTGATTTGGAAAGAATGCATTCctagaaaaattcatatttttatgTGGAGGGTGTGTATCAATAGAATTCCAACCAAAGACGCCTTGAGTAGAAGAGGAATTCTCGATGCATCCGCTAATCTTTGTTGTGAATTTTGCAAATCTCACTTGGAATCCCCGTCTCACTTATTCTTCTCGTGTGCGGTTTCTTCTTCTATTTGGAGGAGAATTTACCTGTGGATGGGTGTTGATATTCCATTTTCGTGTGCAGAATTTTTAGACTTTGGAGGATTTCAAGAGAAGGTGAAACAAGTCAATATTAGGAAGAAGATTAATTTGATCTGGATCGCCACAGTTTGGAGTCTCTGGACCATGAGGAATTCCATGATTTTTGACAAGGTTTAG